A single region of the Lotus japonicus ecotype B-129 chromosome 4, LjGifu_v1.2 genome encodes:
- the LOC130712907 gene encoding uncharacterized protein LOC130712907, translated as MSEMQKQIKEAKLPEARVAKVECVTCGGAHTTEQCTETMDKEIKAMGQFQNNPYSNTYNPGWRNHPNFSWKEQGTNGQAGNFQGQHPNQRFQGQASRPPPQEQAAGTSGGKKSLEELLESFINRSETNFKNQEASIKNLENQFGQLAKQVAERPPGKFPSDTVVNPRQENISVVTTRSGKIIDRVNEEVNEETPARKETVHAKTKVIERPSELGKIPFPKALVKKNLEKQFSKFLDIFKKLQINIPFSEALEQMPIYSKFMKDILTKRRKLRWMFFAL; from the coding sequence ATGTCTGAAATGCAGAAGCAGATCAAAGAGGCCAAGTTACCAGAGGCTCGAGTTGCCAAGGTTGAGTGTGTAACATGTGGAGGTGCTCATACTACTGAGCAATGCACAGAAACCATGGATAAGGAAATCAAGGCCATGGGTCAATTTCAAAACAACCCATACTCCAATACATACAACCCTGGATGGAGAAATCACCCCAATTTCTCGTGGAAGGAACAAGGTACAAATGGCCAGGCAGGTAATTTTCAAGGACAACATCCAAATCAAAGGTTCCAAGGCCAAGCCTCGAGACCACCACCACAAGAGCAAGCCGCTGGAACTAGTGGAGGCAAGAAAAGCTTGGAAGAGCTATTGGAGAGCTTCATCAACCGGTCAGAAACCAACTTCAAAAACCAGGAGGCATCCATCAAAAATCTTGAGAATCAGTTTGGCCAGCTAGCCAAACAAGTTGCGGAAAGACCTCCAGGTAAGTTTCCTTCTGACACAGTTGTTAATCCTAGGCAAGAGAATATTTCTGTTGTTACCACTAGAAGTGGTAAAATCATTGATAGGGTTAATGAAGAGGTTAATGAAGAAACACCTGCTAGAAAAGAAACTGTGCATGCTAAAACCAAAGTGATAGAACGTCCATCTGAACTTGGAAAAATTCCATTTCCTAAAGCCTTGGTTAAAAAGAATCTTGAAAAACAATTCTCAAAATTTCTGGACATTTTCAAGAAATTGCAAATAAACATACCATTTTCTGAGGCTTTAGAACAAATGCCAATTTAttctaagttcatgaaggacattctaactaaaagaagaaaattaaGGTGGATGTTTTTCGCTCTTTAA